In one Drosophila pseudoobscura strain MV-25-SWS-2005 chromosome X, UCI_Dpse_MV25, whole genome shotgun sequence genomic region, the following are encoded:
- the LOC4813711 gene encoding mucin-5AC isoform X2, translated as MLVNKVNLLTWLLLMVALVWSWQFNGGVAMSQAEPRHKTCDNEQRYENQVMCEGKEFGALVPYPDNCSLFLVCDCLYPTVKLCPAELWWDNASQICNYPQSVDCVYYTIETPEPTDGTTRITPVITTESTTLSTPKVTEHPTTLSTPKVTEHPTTLSTPKVTEYPTTPKVTDVPCITPTSSWDPPSAPPGISDDFCRHQSDGSVHPYPYDCQAYINCTHGWPVLKYCIEDKVFNPWLFICDTPETTECEEEPLPTATPTTTELAPTSTTEADDVECGPTPEFVEEDYCQPLGNGFYEYPYNCSAYLLCRNGCTDLDYCISDKLFNPWLHICDTPDSVYCDPLPYPTAPPSSTTPSSTTTSVDVSTTESTTATTEAATSTTPGLPPDVNPNECRGVPDGTRLPYAGNCSQFLICKDDQVEMGQCPPLTLFNPDLLICDEADDVLCYGDRTTTPIPTTTTTEATTPTPTTTTTKATTLGPEELCEGQSLGASFAYPQDCSKYYLCLGGGQWFLTDCIYGSYFDPNTMNCGPNVSPTACQEGQATTTTAATTTTQKVTTPTTTTEEPSTPAATTTTQAPPGGICGGRDEGENIAYPKDCNKYIVCVSPIPIAFYCPAGSYFSSKLQNCASWEESDCDQDASTTTLSPGITQAPLEPTMCTNSSRDTFPYPDNCQWFIRCVDDYIYMMDVCNCGEYYDPISGKCGTDVPSDACRWDYTSTTSTTSEPTTSTAVTRPPPQKGPCDDVADGALVPYPNDCTKYIKCDRPIATAFDCEEGDEFSVALGECVDASLAGCSVTTTTNPSGSTTPSIPSTKTTEGDSSTDSSTASSTESSTESSTVSSTESTTESSTDSSTESSTDSSTFSSTDSSTESSTAAITTTEPDSSSTEPGTTTSDSPTTTTPKPSGGVCEGKTDDSLVPYPNNCSKFIMCQYPIPVGFDCPEGLEFSPTELQCMDPDLANCSPSVTTPAIPTTTTSEASTTESTTDSTTKEPSITDSTTKEPSTTDSTTKSTTTEPTTESTTTEPSTTVSTTESSTTVSTTESTTKEPSTTESTTESTTQSTTDSTTESSTTDSTTKEPSTTESTTTESTTVSTTESTTKEPSTTQSTTESTTDSTTESSTTDSTTKEPSTTESTTTESTTVSTTESTTKEPSTTESTTTEPSTTDSTTKSTTAEPSTTTEPSTTDSTTKSTTTEPSTTVSTTEEPSTTVSTTESTTESTTKEPSTTESSTPEPSTTPKEPTTLDPYTPNICCGYPLGTLLPYPNDCMRYVVCDYPIPYAVDCDPGTFFDDRLLQCTSIPTQSCIYKRA; from the exons ATGCTGG TTAATAAAGTCAATCTCTTGACATGGCTCCTGCTGATGGTAGCTCTCGTCTGGAGCTGGCAATTCAATGGAGGTGTGGCCATGTCACAGGCGGAACCGCGCCACAAGACCTGCGACAATGAGCAGCGATACGAGAACCAGGTCATGTGCGAGGGCAAAGAGTTTGGCGCCCTGGTGCCGTATCCGGATAACTGTAGTCTGTTTCTCGTCTGCGATTGTCTGTATCCCACGGTCAAGCTGTGTCCGGCAGAGCTCTGGTGGGATAATGCCTCACAGATATGCAACTATCCGCAGTCGGTGGATTGTGTCTACTACACGATTGAAACGCCGGAACCGACGGATGGAACAACGAGAATTACGCCGGTTATTACCACCGAATCAACGACTTTGAGTACTCCAAAAGTCACCGAACACCCAACGACATTGAGCACGCCAAAAGTCACCGAACACCCAACGACATTGAGCACGCCAAAAGTCACCGAATACCCAACGACTCCAAAAGTGACGGACGTTCCCTGCATCACGCCCACTTCCAGCTGGGACCCGCCATCAGCACCGCCTGGCATTTCCGATGATTTCTGTAGGCATCAATCGGATGGCTCGGTGCATCCTTATCCGTACGATTGCCAGGCGTATATCAACTGCACCCATGGCTGGCCCGTCCTCAAGTATTGCATCGAGGACAAGGTCTTCAATCCGTGGCTGTTCATCTGCGATACCCCCGAGACAACCGAATGCGAGGAGGAGCCGTTGCCCACGGCCACGCCCACCACAACAGAGTTGGCCCCCACTTCCACCACAGAAGCGGACGATGTAGAGTGCGGACCCACACCAGAGTTCGTGGAGGAGGATTACTGCCAGCCCTTGGGCAATGGCTTCTACGAGTATCCCTACAATTGCAGTGCGTACCTCTTGTGCCGCAATGGCTGCACGGACTTGGACTACTGCATATCGGATAAGTTGTTCAATCCATGGCTCCACATTTGCGATACTCCCGATTCAGTGTACTGCGATCCACTGCCTTATCCCACTGCTCCACCGTCTTCCACGACTCCTTCGAGCACCACAACTTCTGTGGATGTTTCTACGACGGAGAGCACCACTGCCACCACAGAGGCAGCCACAAGCACAACGCCGGGACTGCCCCCCGATGTGAATCCCAACGAATGTCGCGGTGTTCCCGATGGCACTCGATTGCCATATGCCGGCAACTGTTCGCAGTTCCTTATCTGCAAGGACGATCAGGTGGAGATGGGTCAGTGTCCTCCATTGACGCTCTTTAATCCGGATTTACTCATCTGCGATGAGGCTGATGATGTCTTGTGCTATGGGGATCGCACCACCACACCGATACCCACGACAACAACCACCGAGGCGACAACGCCCACgcctacaacaacaacaacaaaggccACAACTCTGGGGCCCGAAGAGCTCTGTGAGGGGCAGAGTCTGGGAGCCTCCTTCGCGTATCCCCAGGACTGCTCTAAGTACTATTTGTGTTTGGGAGGTGGACAATGGTTCCTGACAGACTGCATTTATGGCAGCTACTTTGACCCCAACACAATGAATTGTGGGCCCAATGTCTCACCAACGGCCTGCCAAGAGGGACAAGCAACCacaacaacggcagcaaccACAACCACCCAGAAGGTAACCACtccaacaacgacaacagaGGAACCATCGACCCCGGCGGCAACGACCACAACTCAAGCGCCACCGGGTGGCATTTGCGGTGGCCGGGATGAAGGTGAAAATATCGCCTATCCCAAGGATTGCAACAAGTACATCGTCTGCGTCTCCCCCATACCCATTGCCTTCTACTGCCCCGCGGGATCCTACTTCAGTTCGAAGCTCCAGAACTGCGCCAGCTGGGAGGAGAGCGACTGCGATCAGGATGCCAGCACTACAACGCTATCCCCAGGGATAACCCAAGCGCCGCTGGAGCCAACGATGTGCACAAACAGCAGTCGCGATACCTTCCCGTATCCGGACAACTGTCAGTGGTTCATCCGCTGTGTAGACGACTACATCTACATGATGGACGTCTGCAACTGCGGGGAGTACTATGATCCCATAAGCGGCAAGTGCGGAACAGATGTTCCATCGGATGCCTGTCGCTGGGACTACACTTCGACCACGTCCACCACCAGCGAACCGACCACCAGCACAGCCGTGACCAGACCGCCACCGCAGAAGGGTCCCTGCGACGATGTGGCGGATGGTGCTTTGGTGCCATATCCTAACGATTGCACCAAGTACATCAAATGCGATCGCCCAATAGCCACGGCCTTCGACTGCGAAGAGGGGGATGAGTTCAGTGTCGCGCTGGGGGAGTGTGTGGACGCTTCTCTGGCCGGTTGTTCGGTTACAACCACGACCAACCCTTCGGGATCGACGACGCCATCGATACCATCGACAAAGACAACAGAAGGGGATTCTTCAACAGATTCTTCCACAGCATCATCCACGGAATCATCTACTGAATCCTCCACTGTCTCTTCTACAGAATCAACAACAGAATCTTCCACAGATTCTTCTACTGAATCCTCCACAGATTCTTCGACCTTCTCTTCTACGGATTCCTCTACGGAATCATCTACTGCTGCAATCACCACCACAGAACCAGATTCTTCTTCCACTGAGCCTGGAACAACCACCTCAGATTCCCCAACAACCACAACGCCCAAACCGTCTGGTGGAGTTTGCGAGGGCAAAACGGACGACTCTTTGGTGCCGTATCCCAACAACTGTAGCAAATTTATCATGTGTCAATACCCGATTCCTGTGGGCTTTGATTGTCCCGAGGGTTTGGAGTTTAGTCCCACGGAATTGCAGTGCATGGATCCCGATTTGGCAAATTGTAGTCCGAGTGTGACAACACCTGCAATACCAACTACTACGACTTCAGAAGCTTCAACAACTGAATCTACAACGGATTCTACTACTAAAGAACCTTCAATAACGGACTCTACAACAAAAGAACCTTCAACAACAGATTCTACAACGAAATCTACAACAACTGAGCCAACAACAGAGTCCACAACAACTGAACCTTCAACAACAGTGTCTACAACGGAGTCTTCGACAACAGTTTCTACGACAGAGTCTACAACTAAGGAACCCTCAACAACAGAGTCTACAACGGAGTCTACAACGCAGTCTACAACGGATTCTACTACTGAGTCCTCAACAACAGATTCTACAACTAAAGAACCTTCAACAACAGAGTCTACCACAACAGAGTCTACAACAGTTTCCACGACAGAGTCTACAACTAAAGAACCCTCAACAACACAGTCTACAACGGAATCGACAACAGATTCTACAACTGAGTCTTCAACAACAGATTCTACAACTAAAGAACCTTCAACAACAGAGTCTACAACAACAGAGTCTACAACAGTTTCCACGACAGAGTCTACAACTAAAGAACCTTCAACAACAGAGTC GACCACAACTGAGCCTTCAACAACCGATTCTACAACGAAATCTACAACAGCTGAACCTTCTACAACGACTGAACCTTCAACAACCGATTCTACAACGAAATCTACAACAACTGAACCTTCCACAACAGTGTCTACAACTGAGGAACCTTCAACCACAGTGTCCACAACGGAATCTACAACGGAGTCTACAACCAAGGAACCTTCCACAACAGAGTCCAGTACGCCAGAACCCTCGACCACCCCCAAGGAGCCAACTACTTTGGATCCCTACACTCCCAACATTTGCTGTGGCTATCCTCTGGGAACTCTTTTGCCTTATCCCAACGATTGCATGCGATATGTCGTGTGTGATTATCCCATTCCTTATGCGGTGGATTGCGATCCGGGAACCTTCTTTGATGACAGGCTGCTGCAATGTACATCAATTCCCACTCAAAGTTGCATTTATAAAAGAGCATAA
- the LOC4813711 gene encoding mucin-5AC isoform X1, whose protein sequence is MLVNKVNLLTWLLLMVALVWSWQFNGGVAMSQAEPRHKTCDNEQRYENQVMCEGKEFGALVPYPDNCSLFLVCDCLYPTVKLCPAELWWDNASQICNYPQSVDCVYYTIETPEPTDGTTRITPVITTESTTLSTPKVTEHPTTLSTPKVTEHPTTLSTPKVTEYPTTPKVTDVPCITPTSSWDPPSAPPGISDDFCRHQSDGSVHPYPYDCQAYINCTHGWPVLKYCIEDKVFNPWLFICDTPETTECEEEPLPTATPTTTELAPTSTTEADDVECGPTPEFVEEDYCQPLGNGFYEYPYNCSAYLLCRNGCTDLDYCISDKLFNPWLHICDTPDSVYCDPLPYPTAPPSSTTPSSTTTSVDVSTTESTTATTEAATSTTPGLPPDVNPNECRGVPDGTRLPYAGNCSQFLICKDDQVEMGQCPPLTLFNPDLLICDEADDVLCYGDRTTTPIPTTTTTEATTPTPTTTTTKATTLGPEELCEGQSLGASFAYPQDCSKYYLCLGGGQWFLTDCIYGSYFDPNTMNCGPNVSPTACQEGQATTTTAATTTTQKVTTPTTTTEEPSTPAATTTTQAPPGGICGGRDEGENIAYPKDCNKYIVCVSPIPIAFYCPAGSYFSSKLQNCASWEESDCDQDASTTTLSPGITQAPLEPTMCTNSSRDTFPYPDNCQWFIRCVDDYIYMMDVCNCGEYYDPISGKCGTDVPSDACRWDYTSTTSTTSEPTTSTAVTRPPPQKGPCDDVADGALVPYPNDCTKYIKCDRPIATAFDCEEGDEFSVALGECVDASLAGCSVTTTTNPSGSTTPSIPSTKTTEGDSSTDSSTASSTESSTESSTVSSTESTTESSTDSSTESSTDSSTFSSTDSSTESSTAAITTTEPDSSSTEPGTTTSDSPTTTTPKPSGGVCEGKTDDSLVPYPNNCSKFIMCQYPIPVGFDCPEGLEFSPTELQCMDPDLANCSPSVTTPAIPTTTTSEASTTESTTDSTTKEPSITDSTTKEPSTTDSTTKSTTTEPTTESTTTEPSTTVSTTESSTTVSTTESTTKEPSTTESTTESTTQSTTDSTTESSTTDSTTKEPSTTESTTTESTTVSTTESTTKEPSTTQSTTESTTDSTTESSTTDSTTKEPSTTESTTTESTTVSTTESTTKEPSTTESTTESTTDSTTESSTTESTTTEPSTTDSTTKSTTAEPSTTTEPSTTDSTTKSTTTEPSTTVSTTEEPSTTVSTTESTTESTTKEPSTTESSTPEPSTTPKEPTTLDPYTPNICCGYPLGTLLPYPNDCMRYVVCDYPIPYAVDCDPGTFFDDRLLQCTSIPTQSCIYKRA, encoded by the exons ATGCTGG TTAATAAAGTCAATCTCTTGACATGGCTCCTGCTGATGGTAGCTCTCGTCTGGAGCTGGCAATTCAATGGAGGTGTGGCCATGTCACAGGCGGAACCGCGCCACAAGACCTGCGACAATGAGCAGCGATACGAGAACCAGGTCATGTGCGAGGGCAAAGAGTTTGGCGCCCTGGTGCCGTATCCGGATAACTGTAGTCTGTTTCTCGTCTGCGATTGTCTGTATCCCACGGTCAAGCTGTGTCCGGCAGAGCTCTGGTGGGATAATGCCTCACAGATATGCAACTATCCGCAGTCGGTGGATTGTGTCTACTACACGATTGAAACGCCGGAACCGACGGATGGAACAACGAGAATTACGCCGGTTATTACCACCGAATCAACGACTTTGAGTACTCCAAAAGTCACCGAACACCCAACGACATTGAGCACGCCAAAAGTCACCGAACACCCAACGACATTGAGCACGCCAAAAGTCACCGAATACCCAACGACTCCAAAAGTGACGGACGTTCCCTGCATCACGCCCACTTCCAGCTGGGACCCGCCATCAGCACCGCCTGGCATTTCCGATGATTTCTGTAGGCATCAATCGGATGGCTCGGTGCATCCTTATCCGTACGATTGCCAGGCGTATATCAACTGCACCCATGGCTGGCCCGTCCTCAAGTATTGCATCGAGGACAAGGTCTTCAATCCGTGGCTGTTCATCTGCGATACCCCCGAGACAACCGAATGCGAGGAGGAGCCGTTGCCCACGGCCACGCCCACCACAACAGAGTTGGCCCCCACTTCCACCACAGAAGCGGACGATGTAGAGTGCGGACCCACACCAGAGTTCGTGGAGGAGGATTACTGCCAGCCCTTGGGCAATGGCTTCTACGAGTATCCCTACAATTGCAGTGCGTACCTCTTGTGCCGCAATGGCTGCACGGACTTGGACTACTGCATATCGGATAAGTTGTTCAATCCATGGCTCCACATTTGCGATACTCCCGATTCAGTGTACTGCGATCCACTGCCTTATCCCACTGCTCCACCGTCTTCCACGACTCCTTCGAGCACCACAACTTCTGTGGATGTTTCTACGACGGAGAGCACCACTGCCACCACAGAGGCAGCCACAAGCACAACGCCGGGACTGCCCCCCGATGTGAATCCCAACGAATGTCGCGGTGTTCCCGATGGCACTCGATTGCCATATGCCGGCAACTGTTCGCAGTTCCTTATCTGCAAGGACGATCAGGTGGAGATGGGTCAGTGTCCTCCATTGACGCTCTTTAATCCGGATTTACTCATCTGCGATGAGGCTGATGATGTCTTGTGCTATGGGGATCGCACCACCACACCGATACCCACGACAACAACCACCGAGGCGACAACGCCCACgcctacaacaacaacaacaaaggccACAACTCTGGGGCCCGAAGAGCTCTGTGAGGGGCAGAGTCTGGGAGCCTCCTTCGCGTATCCCCAGGACTGCTCTAAGTACTATTTGTGTTTGGGAGGTGGACAATGGTTCCTGACAGACTGCATTTATGGCAGCTACTTTGACCCCAACACAATGAATTGTGGGCCCAATGTCTCACCAACGGCCTGCCAAGAGGGACAAGCAACCacaacaacggcagcaaccACAACCACCCAGAAGGTAACCACtccaacaacgacaacagaGGAACCATCGACCCCGGCGGCAACGACCACAACTCAAGCGCCACCGGGTGGCATTTGCGGTGGCCGGGATGAAGGTGAAAATATCGCCTATCCCAAGGATTGCAACAAGTACATCGTCTGCGTCTCCCCCATACCCATTGCCTTCTACTGCCCCGCGGGATCCTACTTCAGTTCGAAGCTCCAGAACTGCGCCAGCTGGGAGGAGAGCGACTGCGATCAGGATGCCAGCACTACAACGCTATCCCCAGGGATAACCCAAGCGCCGCTGGAGCCAACGATGTGCACAAACAGCAGTCGCGATACCTTCCCGTATCCGGACAACTGTCAGTGGTTCATCCGCTGTGTAGACGACTACATCTACATGATGGACGTCTGCAACTGCGGGGAGTACTATGATCCCATAAGCGGCAAGTGCGGAACAGATGTTCCATCGGATGCCTGTCGCTGGGACTACACTTCGACCACGTCCACCACCAGCGAACCGACCACCAGCACAGCCGTGACCAGACCGCCACCGCAGAAGGGTCCCTGCGACGATGTGGCGGATGGTGCTTTGGTGCCATATCCTAACGATTGCACCAAGTACATCAAATGCGATCGCCCAATAGCCACGGCCTTCGACTGCGAAGAGGGGGATGAGTTCAGTGTCGCGCTGGGGGAGTGTGTGGACGCTTCTCTGGCCGGTTGTTCGGTTACAACCACGACCAACCCTTCGGGATCGACGACGCCATCGATACCATCGACAAAGACAACAGAAGGGGATTCTTCAACAGATTCTTCCACAGCATCATCCACGGAATCATCTACTGAATCCTCCACTGTCTCTTCTACAGAATCAACAACAGAATCTTCCACAGATTCTTCTACTGAATCCTCCACAGATTCTTCGACCTTCTCTTCTACGGATTCCTCTACGGAATCATCTACTGCTGCAATCACCACCACAGAACCAGATTCTTCTTCCACTGAGCCTGGAACAACCACCTCAGATTCCCCAACAACCACAACGCCCAAACCGTCTGGTGGAGTTTGCGAGGGCAAAACGGACGACTCTTTGGTGCCGTATCCCAACAACTGTAGCAAATTTATCATGTGTCAATACCCGATTCCTGTGGGCTTTGATTGTCCCGAGGGTTTGGAGTTTAGTCCCACGGAATTGCAGTGCATGGATCCCGATTTGGCAAATTGTAGTCCGAGTGTGACAACACCTGCAATACCAACTACTACGACTTCAGAAGCTTCAACAACTGAATCTACAACGGATTCTACTACTAAAGAACCTTCAATAACGGACTCTACAACAAAAGAACCTTCAACAACAGATTCTACAACGAAATCTACAACAACTGAGCCAACAACAGAGTCCACAACAACTGAACCTTCAACAACAGTGTCTACAACGGAGTCTTCGACAACAGTTTCTACGACAGAGTCTACAACTAAGGAACCCTCAACAACAGAGTCTACAACGGAGTCTACAACGCAGTCTACAACGGATTCTACTACTGAGTCCTCAACAACAGATTCTACAACTAAAGAACCTTCAACAACAGAGTCTACCACAACAGAGTCTACAACAGTTTCCACGACAGAGTCTACAACTAAAGAACCCTCAACAACACAGTCTACAACGGAATCGACAACAGATTCTACAACTGAGTCTTCAACAACAGATTCTACAACTAAAGAACCTTCAACAACAGAGTCTACAACAACAGAGTCTACAACAGTTTCCACGACAGAGTCTACAACTAAAGAACCTTCAACAACAGAGTCTACAACGGAATCGACAACAGATTCTACTACTGAGTCTTCAACAACAGAGTCGACCACAACTGAGCCTTCAACAACCGATTCTACAACGAAATCTACAACAGCTGAACCTTCTACAACGACTGAACCTTCAACAACCGATTCTACAACGAAATCTACAACAACTGAACCTTCCACAACAGTGTCTACAACTGAGGAACCTTCAACCACAGTGTCCACAACGGAATCTACAACGGAGTCTACAACCAAGGAACCTTCCACAACAGAGTCCAGTACGCCAGAACCCTCGACCACCCCCAAGGAGCCAACTACTTTGGATCCCTACACTCCCAACATTTGCTGTGGCTATCCTCTGGGAACTCTTTTGCCTTATCCCAACGATTGCATGCGATATGTCGTGTGTGATTATCCCATTCCTTATGCGGTGGATTGCGATCCGGGAACCTTCTTTGATGACAGGCTGCTGCAATGTACATCAATTCCCACTCAAAGTTGCATTTATAAAAGAGCATAA